One Devosia lacusdianchii genomic window carries:
- a CDS encoding GMC family oxidoreductase, whose amino-acid sequence MENRIDLGRYDYVVVGAGSAGCVMANRLSADATKRVLLLEAGGSDNYHWIHIPVGYLYCMGNPRTDWGYRTAPQSGLNGRSLAYPRGRVMGGCSSINGMIYMRGQAADYDHWRLLGNSGWGWDDVLPLFVKSENHHRLAGPSHGQGGELRVERQRLSWPILEAVREAAEELGIPKVDDFNSGDNFGSSYFEVNQKAGFRFNAVRAFIRPIRHRANLTVITHAQAERVIFEGRRATGLHLLLNGKSARVTASREVVLSAGAIGTPQILQLSGVGPGGLLQEHGIEVVHDLPGVGENLQDHLQIRTAFRVANTRTLNEMQSSLGGKARIALEYALWRSGPMAMAPSQLGIFMKSAAHFQTPNIEFHVQPLSLETFGQSLHRFPAITVSVCNLRPESRGSVRIASPKFDDHPTIAPNYLATQGDRDVAAQSITAARQLMAARQLAKYTPEEFKPGPEIQSPEALVCAAGDIATTIFHPVGTAKMGTDDMAVVDPSLRVRGIEGLRVVDCSIMPTIVSGNTHAPAVMIAEKAAGLICGSTN is encoded by the coding sequence ATGGAAAATCGGATCGACCTCGGACGCTACGACTATGTCGTCGTTGGCGCCGGATCGGCGGGCTGCGTTATGGCCAATCGGCTGAGCGCCGATGCGACCAAACGCGTCCTCCTGCTGGAGGCAGGCGGATCGGACAACTATCATTGGATTCACATTCCGGTCGGTTACCTCTACTGCATGGGCAATCCCCGGACAGACTGGGGGTATCGCACGGCGCCGCAGAGCGGATTAAATGGCCGTTCTCTTGCCTATCCGCGAGGACGGGTGATGGGCGGCTGCTCATCCATCAACGGCATGATCTATATGCGTGGTCAGGCGGCCGACTATGATCACTGGCGCCTGCTGGGTAATTCTGGCTGGGGTTGGGACGATGTGTTGCCGCTGTTCGTCAAGTCGGAGAACCATCATCGACTGGCAGGCCCGTCTCATGGCCAGGGTGGTGAACTACGCGTCGAGCGTCAACGGCTCTCTTGGCCGATCCTGGAGGCCGTGCGGGAGGCGGCCGAAGAGCTGGGTATCCCCAAGGTCGATGACTTCAATTCCGGCGACAATTTCGGCTCGTCCTACTTCGAGGTGAACCAGAAGGCCGGCTTCCGATTCAATGCTGTGCGCGCCTTCATTCGACCGATACGGCACCGCGCCAATCTCACCGTTATCACCCACGCCCAAGCCGAACGCGTCATCTTCGAAGGTCGACGGGCGACCGGCTTGCACCTGCTACTGAACGGCAAGTCGGCGAGGGTCACGGCTTCGCGCGAAGTCGTCCTCTCCGCCGGCGCCATCGGAACGCCGCAAATCCTGCAGCTCTCGGGCGTCGGCCCCGGCGGGCTGCTGCAAGAGCACGGGATCGAAGTCGTCCATGACCTGCCGGGGGTCGGCGAAAACCTGCAGGATCATCTGCAGATTCGTACCGCATTCCGTGTGGCGAACACGCGGACGCTCAATGAAATGCAATCATCATTGGGCGGCAAGGCGCGCATAGCACTCGAATACGCGTTGTGGCGCTCGGGGCCGATGGCGATGGCTCCCAGCCAACTCGGCATTTTCATGAAGTCGGCGGCGCATTTCCAGACGCCCAACATCGAGTTCCACGTCCAACCGTTGTCGCTGGAGACGTTCGGGCAGTCGTTGCACCGCTTCCCGGCGATCACCGTCTCGGTCTGCAATTTACGTCCGGAATCGCGCGGCTCCGTGCGGATTGCATCCCCTAAATTCGACGACCATCCGACGATTGCCCCCAACTACCTTGCAACCCAGGGGGACCGCGACGTTGCCGCCCAGTCGATCACAGCCGCGCGGCAGTTGATGGCCGCGCGGCAGTTGGCGAAGTACACGCCGGAGGAGTTCAAGCCGGGCCCAGAAATCCAGTCGCCCGAAGCGCTTGTATGCGCCGCTGGTGACATTGCAACCACCATCTTCCATCCGGTCGGCACCGCAAAGATGGGCACTGACGATATGGCGGTTGTCGATCCGTCGCTGCGCGTGCGGGGCATAGAGGGTCTGCGCGTCGTCGACTGTTCGATCATGCCTACCATCGTGTCCGGAAACACCCATGCCCCCGCCGTCATGATTGCGGAAAAAGCGGCAGGTTTGATTTGCGGATCAACGAACTAG
- a CDS encoding fumarylacetoacetate hydrolase family protein, giving the protein MRLCSFIRNDRAGYGALVDNRIADISAVLGSNYPTLAELIAHSQFLEIATRAIDDAQLVAMSDLQLLPVIPAPRKIICVGLNYQDHLAETKHAPTQLPPLFSRFADSQCAHGEPIILPSVSEQLDFEAELAVVIGKAGRHVESDAALGHIAGYSCYNDGSIRDWQTHSSQFLPGKNFPRTGAFGPFLVTADEIADPQDLEIACRLNGETVQSASTSQMIHSVASLISYISRITPLGAGDVIVTGTPGGVGFTRVPPLFMKAGDVVEVVIEHVGTLRNYVAPETTLSGRAQ; this is encoded by the coding sequence ATGAGACTCTGTAGCTTCATACGCAATGATCGAGCCGGGTATGGCGCCTTGGTTGACAACCGGATCGCCGACATCAGCGCGGTTCTGGGCAGTAACTATCCCACGCTCGCCGAGTTGATCGCCCACTCGCAATTCCTGGAGATCGCCACTCGGGCCATCGATGATGCCCAACTCGTAGCGATGTCCGACCTGCAGCTGCTTCCGGTGATCCCGGCGCCACGAAAGATCATCTGCGTGGGGCTCAATTACCAGGACCATCTGGCCGAAACCAAGCACGCGCCGACCCAGCTACCACCCCTATTCTCAAGGTTTGCCGACTCGCAATGCGCGCATGGTGAGCCGATCATACTGCCATCGGTATCGGAACAGCTCGACTTCGAAGCCGAACTCGCGGTGGTCATCGGCAAGGCAGGGCGGCATGTCGAGTCTGACGCTGCGCTCGGCCACATCGCTGGATACTCCTGCTACAATGACGGCTCGATCCGCGACTGGCAGACCCATTCCTCACAATTCCTTCCCGGCAAGAATTTTCCACGAACGGGGGCCTTTGGGCCCTTCCTGGTGACGGCTGACGAGATTGCCGACCCGCAGGACCTTGAGATCGCCTGTCGCCTGAATGGCGAGACGGTGCAGTCGGCCAGTACCAGCCAGATGATCCACTCGGTCGCGAGCCTGATCTCATACATCTCGCGCATCACGCCACTGGGCGCCGGCGACGTCATCGTGACAGGTACACCGGGGGGTGTCGGTTTCACGCGGGTACCGCCGTTGTTCATGAAAGCCGGCGATGTGGTCGAGGTGGTGATCGAGCATGTCGGCACGCTGCGTAATTACGTCGCCCCTGAGACGACCCTTTCTGGGAGGGCGCAATGA
- a CDS encoding aldehyde dehydrogenase family protein, producing MTLNTPSLVKADHFINGRWTPSRAGKTFEARSPFNRTLLGHVAEGDREDARDAIKAAASGFVALAKLSPWDRARLCNRVAESIEKRRDELATILALEQGKPLATEAYAEVDAAATGFREAGELIKWLEGEYIPVETPGKRAISFRQARGVYAVVTPWNFPINIPVEYLAPCLAAGNAVVWVPAPTTSLCAAKLVECLVDAGVPDGAVNVVFGPGAVVGDEVVSNPGTHGIGFTGSPGTGNIIATRGAGKPMLLELGGNGPVVVLDDADLDRAAEAAAFGSFFNAGQVCAATGRILVTGKNHDALARRIADIASAIRLGDPLALETTMGPLNNAQVFAKVEEHVADGLARGGELIAGGRPGVSGSGLSYQPTVMGRVARDALLNRSETFGPVAPLVVCADAADLLETANASSHGLAASVFTRDLSQAFAFSEKLRAGLVNVNSASCYWELHLPFGGASGKASGLGRLGGKHTLREITDVKTITFDIT from the coding sequence GTGACGCTGAACACTCCAAGCCTGGTCAAAGCCGATCATTTCATAAATGGGCGGTGGACGCCGTCCCGTGCTGGCAAGACCTTCGAGGCGCGGTCGCCTTTCAACAGAACCTTGCTCGGCCATGTGGCCGAGGGTGATCGCGAGGACGCCCGGGACGCGATCAAGGCCGCGGCATCCGGCTTCGTCGCCTTGGCTAAGCTATCGCCGTGGGACCGCGCGCGCCTCTGCAATCGTGTTGCCGAAAGCATCGAGAAGCGCAGGGACGAGCTCGCCACCATCCTGGCGCTTGAACAGGGAAAGCCGCTGGCGACCGAGGCCTATGCCGAAGTCGACGCAGCAGCGACTGGATTCCGTGAGGCAGGCGAGCTGATCAAGTGGCTCGAAGGCGAATATATCCCGGTCGAGACGCCCGGGAAGCGCGCAATCAGCTTCCGCCAGGCCCGCGGTGTCTACGCCGTCGTCACGCCCTGGAATTTTCCGATCAATATTCCGGTCGAATACCTCGCGCCCTGCCTGGCCGCCGGCAATGCCGTTGTCTGGGTGCCGGCGCCGACGACCTCGCTCTGCGCCGCGAAGCTGGTGGAGTGCCTCGTGGACGCGGGCGTTCCCGACGGCGCGGTCAACGTGGTCTTCGGACCTGGCGCGGTGGTGGGCGACGAGGTTGTTTCCAATCCCGGAACGCACGGGATCGGTTTCACAGGCAGCCCTGGCACAGGAAACATTATCGCCACCCGGGGCGCGGGCAAACCGATGCTGCTCGAACTGGGTGGCAATGGCCCGGTGGTGGTGCTCGATGACGCCGATCTGGACCGTGCCGCAGAAGCGGCTGCATTCGGCAGCTTTTTTAATGCGGGGCAAGTTTGTGCTGCCACCGGCCGTATCCTGGTCACTGGGAAGAACCACGATGCGCTCGCCCGGCGAATAGCCGACATTGCATCGGCAATCCGCCTCGGCGACCCTCTCGCACTCGAAACGACGATGGGGCCGCTCAACAACGCCCAGGTTTTCGCAAAGGTCGAGGAACATGTGGCCGATGGCCTAGCGCGCGGCGGCGAACTTATCGCCGGGGGTAGGCCTGGAGTATCTGGCTCTGGCCTTTCCTATCAACCGACCGTCATGGGTCGGGTTGCCCGAGATGCGTTGCTCAACAGGTCGGAAACATTTGGACCCGTCGCCCCCCTGGTGGTGTGCGCCGACGCAGCCGACCTGCTGGAGACCGCCAACGCGTCATCGCACGGCCTGGCGGCCAGCGTCTTCACGCGCGACCTGAGCCAGGCTTTCGCCTTCAGCGAGAAGCTGCGCGCCGGCCTAGTGAACGTCAACAGCGCCAGCTGCTACTGGGAGTTGCACCTGCCGTTCGGCGGCGCTTCCGGCAAAGCCAGCGGGCTCGGTCGGTTGGGCGGCAAGCACACGTTGCGTGAAATCACCGACGTCAAAACCATCACCTTCGACATCACCTGA
- a CDS encoding amidohydrolase/deacetylase family metallohydrolase yields MTLPGLRKHTQARAMTQRTVFRGAEVLAFTGQAPNVDIAIQNGRITGVGDISPMAGDIVIEASGAIITPALTDIHTHIYWGGTALGVRPELVAHRSATGVFVDAGSAGAGNFEGLNSFIFQDSPFHTFAYLNISFPGIFGFSSRVMVGECCDMRLVDSESCIEVAQAHPDKVVGIKVRAGRKAAGENGAKALEIALKVADRLGLPVMCHVDLDPPTIEEVLQQLRKGDIITHCCRPDPNAATQAGRVRQTVWQARERGVHFDIGHGMGGFSFQVCREMLAEGFVPDLISSDIHSLSVNGPAFDLLTTINKLIALGVDPTTALAGGSTNPAAVLRRPELGRIAVGDEANIAVLRWKEEPWSFKDAMGETLAVSRRLVCDRLIVKGREIGPDGSPLVERGQFSGGSK; encoded by the coding sequence GTGACACTGCCGGGCCTCCGAAAACACACCCAAGCTAGAGCCATGACTCAAAGAACAGTTTTTAGGGGCGCAGAGGTCTTGGCCTTTACCGGTCAAGCGCCAAACGTTGATATCGCGATTCAGAACGGCCGTATCACGGGTGTTGGCGACATTTCCCCAATGGCGGGCGATATCGTTATCGAGGCATCCGGCGCCATCATCACCCCCGCACTGACCGACATCCATACGCATATATATTGGGGTGGTACGGCACTCGGCGTGCGTCCCGAACTTGTCGCGCATAGATCGGCAACCGGGGTGTTTGTGGATGCGGGATCGGCCGGCGCGGGCAATTTCGAGGGCCTGAACTCCTTTATCTTCCAGGACTCGCCGTTCCACACCTTTGCCTACCTGAACATATCGTTCCCGGGGATTTTTGGCTTCTCGTCACGTGTGATGGTCGGCGAATGCTGCGACATGCGTCTTGTCGACAGCGAAAGCTGCATCGAGGTGGCACAGGCCCATCCGGACAAGGTGGTCGGCATCAAGGTCCGGGCTGGGCGCAAGGCCGCCGGCGAGAATGGTGCCAAGGCGCTGGAGATTGCGCTCAAGGTCGCGGATCGACTCGGTTTGCCGGTCATGTGCCACGTCGACCTTGATCCGCCGACGATCGAAGAAGTTCTCCAGCAATTGCGCAAGGGTGACATCATCACCCATTGCTGCCGCCCCGATCCCAACGCAGCGACGCAAGCGGGTCGCGTGCGCCAGACGGTCTGGCAGGCTCGCGAGCGCGGCGTTCACTTCGATATCGGTCACGGCATGGGCGGCTTCTCGTTCCAGGTGTGCCGCGAGATGCTCGCCGAGGGCTTTGTTCCTGATCTGATCAGCTCTGACATTCATTCGCTCTCGGTCAACGGACCGGCATTCGACCTTCTCACAACGATAAACAAGCTCATCGCGCTGGGCGTGGATCCGACAACGGCCTTGGCGGGAGGCAGCACCAATCCTGCGGCTGTGCTGCGGCGTCCGGAATTGGGGCGGATCGCTGTGGGCGACGAGGCCAACATCGCTGTCCTGAGATGGAAAGAGGAACCCTGGTCGTTCAAGGACGCGATGGGCGAAACCCTCGCCGTTTCGAGACGGCTGGTTTGCGACCGGCTGATCGTCAAGGGCCGTGAGATCGGTCCTGACGGCTCGCCGCTCGTCGAACGGGGCCAATTTTCCGGGGGTAGCAAGTGA
- a CDS encoding ABC transporter substrate-binding protein → MRRGLMGGLVLGTALVAVMLQTGGVWAKDTVRARFAEYSTKTGPFFQELADQFNAANPDIEVKVEYLPWPEMQQQLMTDISAGTAPDISHMATRWMAGFAADGALAPIDDLMSPGFADTFVPTYLDLQKQDGQTWGLPIAASARGLFYNKDLFERAGVTEIPTTWDEAFEAAKKISALGGDIYGMGLQGKDLDTEGYWFYSLWTHGGSIIGPDGKSGFASPEAVAATENYLRFISEGLAQPGVTGSSREDLQNLFAAGKLGMVLSGPWFNAQLAEQGKDVEYGIAHIPVATTEATYGVTDTIAIVEGSDVKPQAMKFLEFIFNEENRLAFGKLEGFVPVLKSESTEPFFTENPNMAVFLEMGPVAKFAPLLPRWEEMAEGLKSELALIYSGEVEVEAGLQAAAAKMDALLAEEQ, encoded by the coding sequence ATGCGTAGAGGATTAATGGGAGGGCTGGTACTTGGCACCGCTCTGGTTGCAGTCATGCTGCAAACTGGAGGCGTGTGGGCAAAGGATACGGTCAGGGCCCGATTCGCCGAATACAGCACCAAAACTGGGCCATTCTTTCAGGAACTCGCGGACCAGTTCAACGCTGCCAATCCCGATATCGAGGTAAAGGTGGAGTACCTGCCCTGGCCCGAGATGCAGCAACAGCTGATGACCGATATCTCTGCCGGAACTGCGCCCGACATTTCGCACATGGCAACGCGCTGGATGGCGGGCTTTGCCGCTGATGGCGCCCTGGCGCCCATCGACGATCTGATGTCGCCCGGCTTTGCCGATACCTTCGTGCCGACCTATCTCGACCTGCAGAAGCAGGACGGCCAGACCTGGGGCCTCCCGATCGCCGCGTCGGCACGTGGCCTTTTCTACAATAAGGACCTGTTCGAGCGCGCAGGCGTCACCGAAATCCCCACCACCTGGGACGAGGCCTTCGAGGCGGCCAAGAAAATCAGCGCTCTTGGCGGCGACATCTACGGCATGGGCCTGCAGGGCAAAGACCTCGATACCGAGGGCTACTGGTTCTACTCGCTGTGGACGCATGGCGGCAGCATTATCGGGCCAGACGGCAAGAGCGGCTTTGCTTCTCCCGAGGCCGTAGCGGCGACCGAGAATTACCTTCGTTTCATCAGCGAAGGCCTGGCGCAGCCCGGTGTAACCGGATCCAGCCGCGAGGACCTTCAGAACCTGTTTGCCGCCGGCAAGCTCGGCATGGTCCTGTCCGGTCCCTGGTTCAATGCCCAACTGGCCGAGCAGGGCAAGGACGTCGAATATGGCATCGCCCATATTCCGGTCGCCACGACCGAGGCGACCTATGGCGTCACCGACACCATTGCGATCGTGGAAGGCTCCGATGTGAAGCCGCAGGCCATGAAGTTCCTCGAGTTTATCTTCAACGAGGAAAACAGGCTCGCCTTCGGCAAGCTGGAAGGGTTCGTTCCGGTGCTGAAGTCGGAATCCACCGAACCTTTCTTCACCGAGAACCCAAACATGGCCGTGTTCCTGGAAATGGGGCCCGTAGCAAAGTTTGCTCCCCTGCTGCCCCGCTGGGAGGAAATGGCTGAAGGACTGAAATCGGAACTGGCTCTCATCTATTCCGGTGAGGTCGAGGTCGAGGCAGGTCTTCAGGCAGCCGCCGCCAAGATGGACGCCCTGCTCGCCGAAGAGCAGTAA
- a CDS encoding carbohydrate ABC transporter permease — MWALLLVAPCLLLSISVIGYPIFDVLRMSLFDISRIGVVRDFAGLENFTKTFADPVFLQTAWQTLIWTVAVVGGTILVSIPIALILHEDFYGRTIARTIVLLPWAISLAMTAVVWRYVVNGDFGTLNMTLSALGLPVGNYPWLADARVAFLIEILVGILVSVPFTVTILLGGLTSIPSTLYEASAIDGASPFNSFRHITMPLLWPFMQIAIVLNVIYVFNSFPIIWIMTNGGPSNRTDILITYVYKQAFAFGKLGNAAAGSVIMFAALLGFAIIYLYLTRSRGANSDV, encoded by the coding sequence ATGTGGGCCCTGCTCCTCGTTGCGCCTTGTCTGTTGCTATCGATTTCGGTGATTGGCTACCCAATTTTCGACGTCCTGCGCATGTCGCTATTCGACATCAGCCGCATCGGCGTTGTCCGCGATTTCGCCGGCCTCGAGAATTTCACGAAGACCTTTGCCGACCCGGTCTTCCTGCAAACCGCGTGGCAGACGCTCATCTGGACCGTTGCGGTAGTGGGCGGAACGATCCTGGTATCGATCCCCATAGCGCTCATTCTTCACGAAGACTTCTATGGAAGAACCATCGCCCGAACCATCGTGCTCCTGCCCTGGGCGATCTCTCTCGCCATGACTGCGGTGGTCTGGCGCTATGTCGTCAACGGTGACTTCGGCACCCTCAACATGACCCTCTCTGCGCTGGGCCTGCCGGTCGGCAACTATCCTTGGCTTGCCGACGCCAGAGTAGCTTTCCTGATCGAGATTCTGGTCGGCATCCTTGTGTCGGTGCCGTTCACCGTCACCATCCTGCTGGGAGGGCTGACGTCGATCCCGAGTACCCTCTACGAGGCCTCCGCCATTGACGGCGCATCACCGTTCAATAGCTTTCGCCACATTACGATGCCATTGCTTTGGCCATTCATGCAAATCGCCATCGTTCTGAACGTGATCTATGTATTCAACTCGTTCCCGATCATATGGATCATGACCAATGGCGGCCCATCCAATCGGACAGACATCTTGATTACTTATGTCTACAAACAGGCATTTGCGTTCGGCAAGTTAGGCAACGCGGCTGCCGGTTCGGTGATCATGTTCGCTGCATTGCTGGGCTTTGCAATCATTTACCTCTACCTGACGCGCTCGCGGGGAGCAAACAGCGATGTCTAA
- a CDS encoding carbohydrate ABC transporter permease has protein sequence MSKAKKSILCWALLSPFLIVVLFPYATMLSTALKQEDEIFTFERTWLPRDFYLGNFAELMFERGFGQALGNSLIISVGATLLSLAVAIPAAYALTRMRVPGEGALTNYLLITQMISPIVLILGLFRMFAYFGLINSLFSVIIAHSAFFTAFAVWMLKSYFATIPQDLEEAAWLDGASRFSAFIRVFLPLCLPGVVVTSIFTFVNSWNEYAMSLTLLRDVAQQTAPVKIAFLTGTLYQIEWHLIMAATLIASVPVAIVFASIQRYLIGGMSLGAVK, from the coding sequence ATGTCTAAGGCCAAAAAAAGCATCCTGTGCTGGGCCTTGCTCTCGCCCTTCCTCATCGTCGTTCTGTTTCCCTACGCGACCATGCTATCGACCGCGCTCAAGCAAGAGGACGAGATCTTCACGTTCGAGCGGACGTGGCTGCCCCGCGATTTCTATCTGGGCAATTTCGCGGAGCTGATGTTCGAGCGAGGATTCGGGCAGGCGCTCGGCAATTCTCTGATCATCAGCGTCGGGGCCACCCTGTTGTCGCTGGCCGTCGCCATTCCTGCCGCCTATGCGCTGACCCGCATGCGAGTGCCCGGCGAAGGCGCGCTGACTAATTACCTGCTGATCACCCAGATGATTTCGCCGATCGTGCTCATCCTGGGCCTGTTCCGGATGTTTGCTTACTTCGGGCTGATCAACAGCCTGTTTTCGGTCATCATCGCGCATAGCGCGTTCTTCACGGCCTTCGCGGTGTGGATGCTGAAAAGCTACTTCGCGACGATCCCCCAGGACCTCGAAGAGGCGGCATGGCTCGATGGCGCAAGCCGCTTCAGCGCCTTCATACGTGTCTTCCTGCCGCTTTGCCTGCCGGGTGTGGTGGTGACCTCGATCTTCACCTTCGTCAACTCATGGAACGAGTATGCGATGTCGCTGACCCTGCTGCGCGATGTCGCCCAGCAGACGGCCCCGGTGAAGATCGCCTTCCTGACCGGCACTCTCTACCAAATCGAATGGCACCTCATCATGGCGGCAACGCTTATCGCCTCGGTGCCGGTCGCAATCGTATTCGCCAGTATCCAACGCTACCTCATTGGCGGCATGTCGCTGGGCGCAGTGAAATAG
- a CDS encoding ABC transporter ATP-binding protein, giving the protein MASIHLKNVRKEFGAFKIIDDVNIAIEDREFVVLVGPSGCGKSTLLRMIAGLESISGGAIEIDGEVVNGLGPQRRDLAMVFQSYALYPHMTTAQNIGFPLKLRGAKQGDVDRAVAEVASTLHLDTLLDRQPRALSGGQRQRVAMGRAMVRAPRAFLFDEPLSNLDAKLRHHMRIELRQLHKSLGATSIYVTHDQIEAMTMADRIVVMNRGKIEQIGTPLELFDRPANVFVAAFLGSPTINFAKAELAGEDSTTVIRFASGTQPLTLSGFQSSSVQAVIAGVRPQHIEIIDPSQAPLTGTVELVEHTGCETNIILKVGTDEWTVQSRTRRHVVSGERVGLSFDPANLHLFASDTEERIGSLNG; this is encoded by the coding sequence GTGGCATCGATTCACCTCAAGAATGTGCGCAAGGAATTCGGCGCATTCAAAATCATCGACGACGTCAACATTGCCATCGAAGATCGCGAATTCGTCGTGCTCGTCGGGCCTTCCGGATGCGGCAAGTCCACGCTCCTCAGAATGATCGCCGGGCTTGAGTCCATTAGCGGCGGCGCCATAGAAATCGATGGCGAAGTCGTCAACGGTCTCGGCCCGCAGCGTCGCGACCTGGCGATGGTGTTTCAGAGCTATGCTCTGTACCCCCACATGACGACGGCGCAGAATATCGGCTTTCCGCTCAAGCTGCGGGGCGCCAAGCAGGGGGACGTCGATCGGGCAGTGGCGGAGGTTGCATCCACGCTTCACCTGGACACGCTGCTCGACCGCCAGCCACGAGCCCTGTCGGGTGGTCAGCGTCAGCGCGTCGCCATGGGGCGGGCCATGGTGCGAGCGCCACGAGCCTTCCTGTTCGATGAACCGTTGAGCAATCTCGACGCCAAGCTGCGTCATCACATGCGTATCGAACTGCGCCAGCTACACAAATCGCTGGGTGCAACGTCGATCTATGTAACGCACGACCAGATTGAGGCCATGACGATGGCGGACCGCATTGTGGTCATGAACCGCGGCAAGATTGAGCAGATCGGCACGCCCCTGGAACTGTTCGACCGGCCCGCCAACGTCTTCGTCGCGGCATTCCTGGGATCGCCTACCATAAACTTTGCCAAGGCCGAACTGGCCGGCGAGGATAGCACCACCGTGATCCGCTTTGCCTCCGGTACGCAGCCTCTGACCCTAAGCGGGTTTCAGAGCAGTAGTGTCCAGGCCGTCATCGCCGGGGTGCGACCGCAGCATATCGAGATCATCGACCCCAGCCAGGCCCCGCTTACCGGGACTGTCGAGCTGGTGGAGCATACGGGCTGCGAGACCAACATTATCCTCAAGGTCGGCACTGATGAATGGACGGTTCAATCGCGCACCCGCCGGCATGTGGTTTCCGGGGAGCGGGTCGGGTTGTCGTTCGACCCCGCGAACCTTCATTTGTTTGCGTCGGACACAGAAGAACGGATCGGATCGCTAAATGGGTGA
- a CDS encoding TetR/AcrR family transcriptional regulator, translated as MGEQKSAAETSAPKKRDPERTMRTVITAARVEFAEYGYDGARTDRIAAGTGMSKGVLYHYFRSKDELFVAVLEDIYQELRSQNEALVLDDFEPEAGIRELIAHTYDYFVTHPEFIVLVNAENLMKAVHLTKSESVHSMFAPLSTRLGELIRRGQDQGIFRQNVDIIELYVSIVGLGYFFLSNRWTLSVVFNRDLLDESAEDRRLAHMTDMVLGYLRHVDQDAPK; from the coding sequence ATGGGTGAGCAAAAATCCGCAGCTGAAACCAGCGCTCCCAAGAAGCGGGATCCCGAGCGGACCATGCGCACGGTGATCACCGCCGCCAGGGTCGAGTTTGCCGAATACGGCTACGACGGCGCACGAACGGACCGCATCGCGGCCGGAACCGGGATGAGCAAGGGCGTGCTCTATCATTATTTCCGGTCCAAGGATGAGCTGTTCGTGGCGGTCCTGGAAGACATCTATCAGGAGCTTCGTTCGCAGAATGAGGCCTTGGTTCTCGACGACTTCGAGCCCGAAGCCGGCATACGGGAGCTGATCGCCCATACCTACGACTACTTCGTGACCCATCCGGAATTCATTGTACTGGTGAACGCCGAGAACCTGATGAAGGCGGTCCACCTGACGAAGTCGGAAAGCGTCCACAGCATGTTCGCGCCGCTCTCGACGCGCCTCGGCGAGTTGATCCGGCGCGGCCAGGATCAAGGCATCTTTCGCCAGAATGTCGATATCATCGAGCTGTACGTATCGATTGTCGGCCTCGGCTATTTCTTCCTGTCCAATCGCTGGACACTCAGCGTTGTCTTCAATCGCGACCTGCTGGACGAGAGCGCCGAGGATAGGCGCCTCGCGCACATGACTGACATGGTCCTAGGCTACCTGCGCCATGTCGACCAGGATGCGCCGAAATGA